CCGTGTCAACACGGCACAAATTACGTTCCCCGGGGAACGTAAAATTCGATTTGCCCCCCGAAGACTCCGAAGGCGAGACCTGCTCAACCCCGGTAGAAACTTCGAACGAGGCTCAACCAGCACCGGGGCGACCCGCCGACGTCCGCGCACCATCGGAGCGGTTCCTGGTCCGTCTCACCATCGCGCGCGCCACCCACGACAAGCTTCGCGAGGCTCAGGCGCTGCTCAGCCATGCCGTGGCACCCGGAGACGTCGCCGAGGTTCTGGACCGCGCGCTCGATCTCCTGCTCGTCCATCTCAGGAAACGGAAGGTCGGCTCCGGGCGACGAGAACGTCCACGCTCCAGCGGCCACCTCGGGGGTGAAGGCCGCCATATTCCCGCGGAGATCCGCCGTGCTGTCTGGGAGCGGGACGAGGGGCGGTGCACTTTCGTCAGTGCTGAAGGGCATCGCTGTGCTGAACGCGGAAGCCTCGAATTCGACCACATCGAGCCGGCCGCGCGTGGAGGCAAGGCTACGGTGGAGAACGTGAGGCTGCTTTGCCGCGCGCACAACCAGCTCGAGGCCGAGCGCGCGTTCGGGCCAGCGTTCATGAACCGGAAACGGCGAAAATTCGACCAAAATTCATCCAACATACGTTGACAGCCCTTCGACACGCGTGCTAATGATCGCGCGAACCGGGGGGCTCCGGCGTTTCGGGGAGCTCCCTGCCTACCCGCAGTCGGAAACTCTCGAACACCACGGACGGGGTCGAAGATCAACCGACTAGCTCACACCGCGCCCTGTGTGCTGTTGGCCGTGATGCTCCTGACGGCGGCCGCCCTGTGTCTCGTCTCGCCCTCTCTCGCGTCAGCCCAGTCCTCCACCGACGTCCGCGACAAGATCCAGCGCTCCGGTCACTCCGAGCAGGAAGTCCGCGACCGGCTCGAAGAGTCGGGCATGACGCCGGCGCAGATCCGCGCGGCGCTCAAGGAGGCGGGCTACGATCCCGACGCCCTGAACGAGTATCTTCCGGGCGGAAAGCGCGGACCGGGAGCCTCGTACGCGGACGATTCCACCGGCACCGTCGAGGCCCAGCCGCCCAGTGACGCGCTGACCGCCCCGCTTGCGCCGCCCGCCTTCGTCGAGCCCGCCCCGCACGCCAAGATCCGCCCCGAGGACTGGCCCGAGTTCACCAAGGAAGTCGCCAAGCGGACCCACATCGACGATCCGGTCCTGCCCTTCGGCTACGAGGTCTTCGGCTACCTGCCGGCGACGTTCGAGCCGCTCTCGGCGGGCCCCGTGGATCCCGACTACCCGATCGGCCCCGGCGACGAGGTGATCGTGCAAGTCTGGGGCGACAATCAGTTTACGCACGCTGCCGTCGTGAACCGCGAGGCCACGATCAGCGTCCCCGACATCGGCCAGGTCGTCCTGAACGGGCTGACCCTGGGCCAGGCGAAACGGCTGATCACCGACCGGCTGGGCGCGGTTTACAGCGGCATCCGCGCGCGCCGCGCCACAACCTTCGTGGACGTGACGCTCGGGAAGCTCCGCACCATCCAGGTCTTCATCCTCGGCGACGTCGTCCGGCCCGGCGGCTACACCATCTCGTCCGTGGCCACGGTGCTGAACGCGCTCTACAACGCCGGCGGCCCCACGCCGCGCGGCTCGATGCGCGACATCCGCATCATCCGCCACAACCAGGTCTACCAGCACGCCGATCTCTACGGTTACATCCTGACGGGAAGCAAGGCGGAGGACGTGCGGCTCCAGAGCGGAGACGTCGTGTTCGTCCCGCCGATAGGAAAACAGGCCGCGGTCGTGGGTGAGGTGCATCGCCCGGCAATCTACGAGCTGGCGCCGGGCGAGGGGCTTCAGGAGCTATTGAGGCTGTGCGGTGGGGTGCTCACGACCGCGGTCATTGATCACGCGCTGATCGACCGCGTGGTGCCGTTCGCCGAGCGTGATTCGCTGGCGGGGCAGGACCGGGTGGTGGTGGACGTGCCGCTGCGCTCGGTGCTGGCCGACGCGGCCAAGGACGCCGAGGTTCACGACCGCGACATCCTCCAGATCTATCGGATCGGCGACACGCGGAAGAACACCGTCGAGATCACCGGCAAGTCGGTGATCCATCCCGGCCTCTTCCAGTGGCGGCCCGGGATGCATGTGGCCGAGCTTCTGAAGGACGCCGGCGGGCTGGATCCCGACGCCTACATGGACCGCGCGCAGATCTTCCGGACCAATCGCGACGGCACGCGCACGATGCGCTCGTTCAACCTGAACAAGGCGCTCGCGAATCAGGGCGACGACAATCTGGCGCTCCAGGAAATGGATTCGATCGCGGTGACGTCGGTCTGGGACATCCGCGACCGGCACACCGTCGCGATCAGCGGGAATGTCCGGAAACCCGGCACGTATGAATATCTCGACGGCATGACCGTGATGGACCTGATCTTCCGCGCGGGCGGCCTCACGGAATCGGCCTACAAGCTGAGAGCCGAAGTCTCGCGGGTGGACTCCACGACCATCGCCACGACCAAGGCGGCCGAGGTGCATCAGGTCGCGATCACCGGCGACTACGCGGTGCACTCCGCCGACTCGACGTTCGCGCTGAAGCAGAACGATCAGATCTTCGTCCGGGAGGTCCCCGACTGGGACCTGCAGCGGAACGTGACGATCGCCGGTGAGGTCGCCTACCCGGGAACGTACTCGCTGCAGCGCCCCGACGAGCGCCTTTCTTCGCTGATCACGCGCGCCGGCGGATTCAAGCCCTCGGCCTATCCGCGCGCCGCGACCTTCACGCGCCGGCAGGGCAACGCCGGCCGCCTGTCCGTGGACGTCGAGCGCGCCGCGAAAGGGAAGAGGCCCAGCGACGTGATGCTGGAGGAGGGCGACCAGATCTTCATCCCGAAACAGCCGCGGACGGTCAAGGTCGCGGGCGAAGTCGGCTTCCCGGCCAGCGTCCTCTACGAGGGCGGAAAGTCCCTCGGCTACTACATCGAACAGGCCGGCGGCTACACCGACAACTCCGACAAAGGCCGGGTGAAGGTCATCCAGCCGAACGGAAAGGTGAAGTCCGTCCGCTCCACCTGGTGGGACCCCAAGCCCGATCCCGGCGCCCTGGTCATCGTGCCGAAGAAGGGCCCGGCCGAGAAGAAGGAGACGCTCAAGGACATCGCAACGATCGTGGGCATCGTGTCGGGAGCTGCGACTACGATCTTCCTGGCCCACCAGGCGACGAAGTGAGCCCGTCAACACCCCCGGTTCCATGGTGGTCTGACCGCGTCTGGCTTCGAAACACGATCCTGTACGCCATTCTCATCGCCGGGCTGGCGACCGGTATTTCCCTCCTCATGCCCAAGACGTACCGCTCGAACGGAAAGATCCTGCCGAATTTCTCAGGCTCCGCTGCTTCCTCCCTGCTCAATCTGGCCGCGGCCTCCGGTTTCGGCGACATGCTCTCCGGTGACCTGTCGAATACGGAGAATCCGGTCGTCACGTACCCTGAGATCCTTACGAGCACGAACTTGCTGGAGCGCGTCGCCCTCAGCCCGTTCCCTGTCGCCAGGTCCGAGTCCACGGACACCGTCATGAAGGCGATACGCGTCAAGGGATCCGATCGGCGCAGCCTCGATCGCGCTGTGCGCCTCCTCCGCACGATCACCGCCGTAGACGCCAACCCCCGGACGGGCGTCATCAATGTGAGCGCCGTGACTCGAGACAGCGTCCTGTCCGCGTACATCGTTCAGCGGATGCTGGTCGAGCTCGACCGCTTCAACGTGGAATCCCGGTCATCGCGTGGGCGCGCCACCCGCGAGTTCGTCGAGGGGAGGCTGGGCGAAGCCCAGAGGGCGCTCGCCTCCGCAGAGCAGAGCTTGGCGGGGTTTCGACAGGGGAACATCCGGGTGAGCGGATCCCCTCAGTTGCAGCTGGAGCAGGCGCGGTTGGAGCGTGAGGTGGAAACCCGGTCCGAGCTTTCACGCATGCTCGCACGCGAATACGAGACGGCGCGAATCGAGGAGAAGCGCGATACACCGACATTCACCATAATCGATCCTCCTCGCCCGCCCGTTCGAAAGTACAGACCCAAGACAACCGTGAACGCGTTGCTCGCTCTGATCGGGACCCTTGGGATTCGCGCGTTCCTTGCGAGGCTGAAGGAGCTCCGAACGGGCTCGGGCACCTACCTGCGCGAGCTACCACAGCGGGAGATGCCAGCGGGCGCTTGAGCGAGCGCAAGCGATGGTGAGGGGGTGGGGTGTCTCAATCCGAAGCCGTTGCAATTCAGGAAGAGACGCCTGCCTCCCAGGAATCGAGGCTCGACCCGAGGGCTGACCCGCGTCCCCCGCTTTCGACCCAGATCGGTTGGACGGCCGCGGGAAACGTGGGCTATGCCGCGTTGCAGTGGTGCATGCTCATTGTGCTTACCAAGCTTGTGCCCGCGGTTGCCGTAGGACAATTCGGTCTCGGCCTTGCTCTATCGGTCCCCGTCCTCATGTTTACCAATCTTCAGCTGCGCTCGATCCAGGCGACACGGGCGTCGGATCGATTCGAGTTCGACGATTACCTCGGTGTGAGGCTCGTGTCGACGGCTGCCGCTCTGGTCTTCCTTGCGATCGCGGTGGTGATCATCGGGTACCGATCGGCCACGGCCTGGGTTGTTTTGGCCGTTTCCTTGTCCAAGGGTATCGAGTCGATTGCGGATACGGTGTACGGCCATCTGCAGCATCGGGAGAGGATGAATCGAATCGCAATATCGATGCTCTGCCGCGGCGCGCTATCGCTGCTCGTATTGGGCGGGGTGTTGTGGATCACGCGAAGCGTCCTGATCGGCGTCCTCGGAATGGCCGTCGCATCAGGCCTCGTCCTTCTCGCCTACGACTTGCCGAGCGCCCGTGCCGTGACGCGAGCGTCCCGGACTTCCAGACCTAGCCAGCCAGGGAATGGCCCCCGATTTCACATCGTAACCATGCGCGCGATCGTCACGCTCGGCTTGCCCTTGGGAGTTGCGAGCCTGCTGCTGGCACTCGCGGCGAACACGCCCCGTTATTTCCTCGAACGCTGGCATGGAGAAGCCGCACTTGGATACTTCGCGGCGCTCGCCTATCCCACGGCCGCATTCTCGATCGTGGTGAGCGCCTTTGGCCAGGCCGCCACGCCTCGATTGGCTGAGTTCTATCGGACGAACCGGCGGGCGTTCTGGCGACTCGTCCTTTCGCTATGCGCCGTTCCGGTCCTCATTGCCATCATTGCGGCCATCGGCGTGATGGCCCTCGGATCGTCACTGCTCTCGTTCTTTTACAAGCCGGAGTACTCCCGGTACTTCGACGCTTTCGTGATCATGCTCGCCAGCGGAGCCACGTGGTCGTTGGCTTCCGTTCTGGGGTTTGCGGCCACGGCAGCACGCAAGCTCGCGGGGCAGGCGCCCGTCTCGCTCGTCGTGTGCGCGGTCACGCTGCTCCTGAGCGTGATTCTTGTCCCCGGCTTGGGTGTCCGCGGCGCCGCCATCGTATCCGTCCTTTCCGGGCTGACGTCGACGGGAGCGTATCTCTCGCTTCTGGTGTGGCGTCCGGTCCGCGTCCAGACGCCTGGCACCGTGACCCCATGACCACGGCAACCCTCTCCCGGGGGCCTGGGCGGCTCGCACTCGGCGCGGTCCTGATCGGTGTCGCGGCGGGGTTTGCATGCTTGCCGCGAGAGGCAGCCGTGGTGGCGGCCCTCGCCTG
This is a stretch of genomic DNA from Candidatus Binatia bacterium. It encodes these proteins:
- a CDS encoding HNH endonuclease, which produces ELVEAATHRSKRDVESMIGARFPEALPEASASATIRRVAPAPVTERAEPALLFDPICSDVPCREQSLLGPISTPSTGDDAKAGESVSTRHKLRSPGNVKFDLPPEDSEGETCSTPVETSNEAQPAPGRPADVRAPSERFLVRLTIARATHDKLREAQALLSHAVAPGDVAEVLDRALDLLLVHLRKRKVGSGRRERPRSSGHLGGEGRHIPAEIRRAVWERDEGRCTFVSAEGHRCAERGSLEFDHIEPAARGGKATVENVRLLCRAHNQLEAERAFGPAFMNRKRRKFDQNSSNIR
- a CDS encoding SLBB domain-containing protein, with amino-acid sequence MLLTAAALCLVSPSLASAQSSTDVRDKIQRSGHSEQEVRDRLEESGMTPAQIRAALKEAGYDPDALNEYLPGGKRGPGASYADDSTGTVEAQPPSDALTAPLAPPAFVEPAPHAKIRPEDWPEFTKEVAKRTHIDDPVLPFGYEVFGYLPATFEPLSAGPVDPDYPIGPGDEVIVQVWGDNQFTHAAVVNREATISVPDIGQVVLNGLTLGQAKRLITDRLGAVYSGIRARRATTFVDVTLGKLRTIQVFILGDVVRPGGYTISSVATVLNALYNAGGPTPRGSMRDIRIIRHNQVYQHADLYGYILTGSKAEDVRLQSGDVVFVPPIGKQAAVVGEVHRPAIYELAPGEGLQELLRLCGGVLTTAVIDHALIDRVVPFAERDSLAGQDRVVVDVPLRSVLADAAKDAEVHDRDILQIYRIGDTRKNTVEITGKSVIHPGLFQWRPGMHVAELLKDAGGLDPDAYMDRAQIFRTNRDGTRTMRSFNLNKALANQGDDNLALQEMDSIAVTSVWDIRDRHTVAISGNVRKPGTYEYLDGMTVMDLIFRAGGLTESAYKLRAEVSRVDSTTIATTKAAEVHQVAITGDYAVHSADSTFALKQNDQIFVREVPDWDLQRNVTIAGEVAYPGTYSLQRPDERLSSLITRAGGFKPSAYPRAATFTRRQGNAGRLSVDVERAAKGKRPSDVMLEEGDQIFIPKQPRTVKVAGEVGFPASVLYEGGKSLGYYIEQAGGYTDNSDKGRVKVIQPNGKVKSVRSTWWDPKPDPGALVIVPKKGPAEKKETLKDIATIVGIVSGAATTIFLAHQATK
- a CDS encoding Wzz/FepE/Etk N-terminal domain-containing protein, translating into MSPSTPPVPWWSDRVWLRNTILYAILIAGLATGISLLMPKTYRSNGKILPNFSGSAASSLLNLAAASGFGDMLSGDLSNTENPVVTYPEILTSTNLLERVALSPFPVARSESTDTVMKAIRVKGSDRRSLDRAVRLLRTITAVDANPRTGVINVSAVTRDSVLSAYIVQRMLVELDRFNVESRSSRGRATREFVEGRLGEAQRALASAEQSLAGFRQGNIRVSGSPQLQLEQARLEREVETRSELSRMLAREYETARIEEKRDTPTFTIIDPPRPPVRKYRPKTTVNALLALIGTLGIRAFLARLKELRTGSGTYLRELPQREMPAGA
- a CDS encoding oligosaccharide flippase family protein, which gives rise to MSQSEAVAIQEETPASQESRLDPRADPRPPLSTQIGWTAAGNVGYAALQWCMLIVLTKLVPAVAVGQFGLGLALSVPVLMFTNLQLRSIQATRASDRFEFDDYLGVRLVSTAAALVFLAIAVVIIGYRSATAWVVLAVSLSKGIESIADTVYGHLQHRERMNRIAISMLCRGALSLLVLGGVLWITRSVLIGVLGMAVASGLVLLAYDLPSARAVTRASRTSRPSQPGNGPRFHIVTMRAIVTLGLPLGVASLLLALAANTPRYFLERWHGEAALGYFAALAYPTAAFSIVVSAFGQAATPRLAEFYRTNRRAFWRLVLSLCAVPVLIAIIAAIGVMALGSSLLSFFYKPEYSRYFDAFVIMLASGATWSLASVLGFAATAARKLAGQAPVSLVVCAVTLLLSVILVPGLGVRGAAIVSVLSGLTSTGAYLSLLVWRPVRVQTPGTVTP